From Rhodoferax sp. AJA081-3, the proteins below share one genomic window:
- a CDS encoding carboxypeptidase M32, translating to MTTHASALTPLHTTFKRLHNFAHLASIAGWDQAAMMPSKGNEARAAAMAELQVLMHQTLTNPALKAQFDAAQNANLAESDQASLNEMRREWALVNRLPQDLVEAQSLASARCEHAWRTQRKANDWQGFLGNFKEVVTLARREAKLLAEATGSTPYEALMDKFEPGMRESAITQLFGDVKTWLPDLISKVIAKQESEVVAQAVGPFPIDKQRALGVEVMGLLGFDFEGGRLDISTHPFCGGVPQDVRITTRYNEATFAPSLMGIIHETGHARYEQRLPRDTLHLPVGRARSMGIHESQSLSFEMQLARNPAFLTLIAPLVKKHLGDQDAFDADNLARMITRVKRGFIRVDADELTYPAHVILRFDIERALISGEIEAEDIPALWTAKMQDYLGVDVAGDFDKGCMQDIHWPAGMFGYFPSYTLGAMYAAQYFATIRTLHPDMDTRIASGDLSPVLDWLDTNIWSQASRWSTDALVTRATGEPLNASHFRKHLETRYLGA from the coding sequence ATGACCACACACGCATCTGCACTCACCCCGTTGCACACCACGTTTAAACGCCTGCACAACTTTGCCCACCTGGCGTCCATCGCGGGGTGGGACCAGGCCGCCATGATGCCCAGCAAAGGCAATGAAGCCCGCGCAGCGGCCATGGCGGAACTGCAGGTGCTGATGCACCAGACGCTGACCAATCCCGCATTAAAAGCGCAGTTCGACGCGGCACAAAACGCCAACTTGGCAGAATCCGACCAGGCCAGCCTGAACGAAATGCGCCGCGAGTGGGCACTTGTCAACCGCCTGCCACAAGACCTCGTAGAAGCCCAAAGCCTGGCCAGCGCGCGCTGCGAACACGCCTGGCGCACACAACGCAAGGCCAATGACTGGCAGGGCTTTCTGGGCAACTTCAAGGAGGTCGTCACTCTGGCCCGCCGGGAGGCAAAGTTGTTGGCTGAAGCCACTGGCAGCACGCCCTATGAGGCACTGATGGACAAGTTCGAGCCCGGCATGCGTGAGAGCGCCATCACCCAGCTGTTTGGCGACGTCAAGACCTGGCTACCCGATCTGATCAGCAAGGTTATTGCCAAACAGGAATCCGAAGTGGTGGCGCAGGCTGTCGGCCCTTTCCCCATCGACAAACAACGCGCACTGGGCGTGGAAGTGATGGGCCTGCTGGGGTTTGACTTTGAGGGCGGGCGGCTGGACATCTCCACCCACCCGTTTTGTGGGGGTGTGCCGCAGGACGTGCGCATCACCACGCGTTACAACGAGGCCACGTTTGCGCCCAGCCTGATGGGCATCATCCACGAGACCGGCCATGCCCGTTACGAGCAGCGCCTGCCGCGCGACACGTTGCACCTCCCCGTGGGCCGCGCACGCTCCATGGGCATACACGAAAGCCAAAGCCTGTCGTTTGAAATGCAGCTGGCCCGCAACCCTGCCTTCCTGACGCTGATTGCGCCTCTGGTCAAGAAACACCTGGGCGACCAGGACGCTTTTGATGCCGACAACCTGGCCCGCATGATCACCCGCGTCAAGCGTGGCTTTATCCGCGTTGATGCGGATGAACTAACCTACCCGGCCCACGTGATCTTGCGCTTTGACATTGAACGTGCGCTCATCTCTGGCGAGATCGAGGCCGAGGACATCCCCGCGCTGTGGACCGCCAAAATGCAGGACTACCTGGGCGTGGATGTAGCGGGCGACTTTGACAAGGGTTGTATGCAAGACATCCACTGGCCAGCCGGCATGTTTGGCTACTTCCCCAGCTACACGCTGGGCGCCATGTACGCGGCGCAATACTTTGCCACCATCCGCACACTGCACCCGGATATGGATACACGTATCGCCAGTGGCGACCTGTCACCCGTCTTGGACTGGCTGGACACCAACATCTGGAGCCAGGCCAGCCGCTGGTCCACCGATGCGCTGGTGACCCGTGCAACGGGCGAACCGCTCAATGCCAGCCACTTCCGCAAACACCTGGAGACGCGTTACCTGGGCGCATAA
- a CDS encoding YbhB/YbcL family Raf kinase inhibitor-like protein — protein sequence MGVNSCNVPPVANAGAPQNVLVGSTVTLDGTGTTDANNDSISYSWSILQRPASSTATLASTTTAKTTFVPEGAGLYVITLVASDGKSSSAVASTTVTASATNLTINSTSYANGGTIPLRIAATGVGGSNLSPQLNISDIPNGTKRFAIIMDDETAPCQTGISACRHWGVFNLPVAKTAIAEGENLLLQSGVVYGSNYTIGVGGVAGVGYAGPAATSQHTYKLTVYALTDNVTWVTAVPEYSRAKFELDFKAFIIGKATLTGTFP from the coding sequence ATGGGTGTCAATTCTTGCAATGTCCCGCCGGTCGCCAATGCAGGTGCGCCACAAAACGTTTTGGTTGGGTCCACCGTCACACTCGACGGCACAGGCACTACCGACGCCAACAATGACTCCATCAGCTATTCGTGGTCAATCTTGCAGCGCCCAGCCAGCAGCACGGCCACTCTTGCCTCGACAACCACCGCCAAGACAACGTTTGTCCCCGAGGGCGCAGGTCTTTATGTGATCACCCTTGTCGCAAGTGATGGCAAGAGCAGCAGCGCCGTTGCCAGTACCACGGTGACCGCCAGCGCCACCAATCTGACCATCAATTCCACCTCCTATGCAAACGGCGGGACCATACCCCTTCGGATTGCAGCTACCGGCGTCGGCGGCAGCAACCTCTCCCCCCAGCTGAATATTTCAGACATCCCTAATGGCACCAAGCGCTTCGCCATCATCATGGACGATGAAACCGCGCCGTGCCAAACCGGAATCAGCGCCTGCCGCCATTGGGGTGTATTCAATCTCCCCGTTGCCAAGACGGCGATTGCTGAAGGCGAAAATCTGTTGCTGCAAAGCGGTGTGGTGTATGGCAGCAACTACACCATCGGCGTTGGCGGCGTGGCTGGAGTGGGTTATGCAGGCCCAGCCGCTACTTCGCAGCACACCTACAAACTGACGGTATATGCCTTGACGGACAACGTTACCTGGGTGACCGCCGTTCCTGAATACAGCCGCGCCAAGTTCGAACTCGACTTCAAAGCCTTCATCATCGGCAAGGCCACACTGACCGGCACTTTCCCCTAA
- a CDS encoding aconitate hydratase has protein sequence MPHHFSSTVKSFTTASGKTGQLYSLPALAKKFPNVKRLPVSLRIVLESVLRHCDGKKVTAEHVAQLANWQPRAERTAEIPFVVSRVVLQDFTGVPLLADLAAMRSAAKRLGKDPARIEPLVPVDLVVDHSVMVDHYGQKNSLDLNMKLEFQRNRERYEFMKWGMQAFDTFGVVPPGFGIVHQVNLEYLARGVHKASQRGDKGALYYPDTLVGTDSHTTMINGIGVVGWGVGGIEAEAAMLGQPVYFLTPDVVGFELKGRLREGVTATDLVLTVTEILRQHKVVGKFVEFFGEGARTLSLPDRATIANMAPEYGATMGFFPVDEKTMAYFEGTGRTKAEREAFEAYFRAQGLFGVPVSGEIDFSQVVTLDLGSVTPSLAGPKRPQDRIELGKVAGQFESLFSKPNAENGFNQQAAVFQTRHLVRGFGAPAPAAVPQAPPTALGAARQVVEMVANKPTLAAHHAPAAASATAAVRGKPDITVGHGDVLIAAITSCTNTSNPSVLLAAGLLAKKAVEAGLKVQPHIKTSLAPGSRIVTEYLTATGLLPYLEKLGFALAGYGCTTCIGNAGDLTPELNAVITQNDLVCAAVLSGNRNFEARIHPNIKANFLASPPLVVAYAIAGTVTRDLMSQPVGQGKGGKDVYLGDIWPSSDEIHALLKFAMNGKAFRANYAKVTTEPGKLWDKIKGVSGQAYTWPSSTYIAEPPFFEHFAIKSVVNTPYSTGARGQNGLNASGEAAVAPSVRGARTMALFGDSITTDHISPAGSIKESSPAGQWLLAHGVQKADFNSYGARRGHHDVMVRGTFANVRIKNLMLPPKADGGQEEGGFTLYQGPRGAAGVGDKLSIFDAAERYRAAGVPTVVFAGEEYGTGSSRDWAAKGTALLGIKAVVARSFERIHRSNLVGMGVLPLQFKAGDSWSSLGLKGDEVVDIIPDARLTPQSEAELVITRADGSQIRRTLLLRIDTPIEVDYYRAGGILPYVLRQLLGD, from the coding sequence ATGCCGCACCACTTTTCTTCCACCGTCAAATCCTTCACCACGGCCTCGGGTAAAACCGGCCAGCTGTATTCCCTACCAGCCCTGGCCAAAAAATTCCCCAACGTCAAACGCCTGCCGGTGTCGCTGCGCATTGTGCTGGAGAGTGTTTTACGCCATTGCGATGGCAAGAAGGTGACGGCCGAACACGTGGCCCAGTTGGCCAACTGGCAGCCCCGGGCCGAGCGCACGGCCGAGATCCCATTTGTGGTGTCCCGCGTGGTGCTGCAGGACTTTACCGGCGTGCCGCTGCTGGCCGACCTGGCCGCCATGCGCAGCGCTGCCAAACGCCTGGGCAAGGACCCTGCCCGCATTGAGCCGCTGGTGCCGGTGGACCTGGTGGTGGACCACTCGGTCATGGTGGACCACTATGGCCAGAAGAACTCGCTGGACCTGAACATGAAGCTGGAGTTCCAGCGCAACCGCGAGCGTTACGAATTCATGAAGTGGGGCATGCAGGCCTTTGACACCTTTGGCGTGGTGCCACCGGGCTTTGGCATCGTGCACCAGGTCAACCTGGAGTATCTGGCGCGCGGTGTGCACAAGGCCTCGCAACGCGGTGACAAAGGCGCTCTGTATTACCCCGACACGCTGGTCGGTACCGACAGCCACACGACGATGATCAACGGCATAGGCGTAGTGGGTTGGGGTGTGGGTGGCATCGAGGCGGAGGCGGCCATGCTGGGCCAGCCGGTGTACTTTTTGACGCCGGATGTGGTGGGCTTCGAGCTGAAGGGGCGTTTGCGCGAGGGCGTGACTGCCACGGACCTGGTGCTGACGGTGACCGAGATCCTGCGCCAGCACAAGGTAGTGGGCAAGTTTGTCGAATTCTTCGGTGAGGGCGCACGCACGCTGAGCCTGCCGGACCGCGCCACCATTGCCAACATGGCGCCAGAGTACGGTGCGACGATGGGCTTCTTCCCAGTGGACGAGAAGACCATGGCGTACTTTGAGGGCACCGGCCGCACCAAGGCCGAGCGTGAGGCGTTTGAGGCCTACTTCAGGGCCCAGGGGCTGTTCGGTGTGCCGGTGTCGGGTGAGATCGACTTTTCGCAGGTGGTGACCCTGGACCTGGGTAGCGTCACGCCCAGCCTGGCCGGTCCCAAGCGGCCGCAAGACCGTATCGAGTTGGGCAAGGTGGCAGGCCAGTTTGAATCGCTGTTTTCCAAACCCAATGCAGAAAATGGTTTCAACCAGCAGGCGGCCGTGTTCCAGACGCGCCACCTGGTACGGGGCTTTGGCGCGCCTGCGCCAGCTGCTGTGCCGCAGGCGCCACCGACCGCCTTGGGTGCTGCCCGCCAGGTGGTCGAGATGGTTGCCAACAAACCCACGCTGGCCGCGCACCACGCACCGGCGGCGGCTTCTGCAACGGCCGCCGTCCGTGGCAAGCCGGACATCACCGTAGGCCATGGCGATGTGCTGATTGCGGCCATTACCAGTTGCACCAATACGTCCAACCCCAGCGTGCTGCTGGCCGCAGGCCTGCTGGCCAAGAAGGCGGTGGAGGCGGGGCTCAAGGTGCAGCCACACATCAAGACTTCACTGGCGCCAGGCTCACGCATCGTCACCGAATACCTGACAGCAACCGGCCTGTTGCCCTACCTGGAGAAGCTGGGTTTTGCGCTGGCCGGTTATGGCTGCACCACCTGCATCGGCAACGCCGGCGACCTGACACCCGAGCTGAACGCGGTCATCACCCAAAACGACCTGGTCTGCGCGGCCGTGCTGTCGGGCAACCGCAACTTCGAGGCCCGCATCCACCCCAACATCAAGGCCAACTTCCTGGCCAGCCCGCCGCTGGTGGTGGCCTACGCCATTGCCGGCACCGTGACCCGCGACCTGATGTCCCAACCGGTGGGCCAGGGCAAGGGTGGCAAGGATGTGTACCTGGGCGACATCTGGCCCAGCAGCGACGAGATCCATGCGCTGCTGAAGTTTGCGATGAACGGCAAGGCCTTCCGCGCGAACTACGCCAAGGTAACGACCGAACCCGGCAAGTTATGGGACAAGATCAAGGGTGTGTCAGGCCAAGCCTACACCTGGCCCAGCAGCACCTACATCGCCGAGCCACCGTTTTTTGAGCATTTTGCAATTAAATCAGTAGTAAATACACCATATTCCACGGGGGCTAGAGGCCAGAATGGCTTAAATGCATCGGGTGAAGCGGCTGTTGCACCCAGTGTGCGGGGCGCACGCACCATGGCACTGTTTGGCGACTCCATCACCACCGACCACATCTCGCCGGCTGGCTCCATCAAGGAGAGTTCTCCCGCAGGCCAGTGGCTGTTGGCGCATGGCGTGCAGAAGGCCGACTTCAATTCCTACGGCGCACGCCGCGGCCACCATGACGTGATGGTGCGTGGCACCTTTGCCAATGTGCGCATCAAGAACCTGATGCTGCCGCCCAAGGCCGACGGCGGCCAAGAGGAGGGCGGCTTCACGCTGTACCAGGGGCCCCGGGGGGCCGCGGGTGTGGGCGACAAGCTCTCCATCTTTGACGCCGCCGAGCGTTACCGCGCGGCGGGCGTGCCCACCGTGGTGTTTGCGGGTGAGGAATACGGCACCGGGTCGAGTCGCGACTGGGCCGCCAAGGGCACGGCCCTGCTGGGCATCAAGGCCGTGGTGGCGCGCAGCTTTGAGCGCATCCACCGCAGCAATCTGGTGGGCATGGGCGTGCTGCCACTGCAGTTCAAGGCCGGCGACAGCTGGAGCAGCCTGGGCCTCAAGGGGGACGAGGTGGTGGACATCATCCCCGATGCCCGGTTGACCCCGCAGAGCGAGGCCGAACTGGTCATCACCCGGGCTGACGGTTCGCAGATCCGGCGCACACTGCTGCTGCGCATCGACACGCCGATTGAGGTTGACTACTACCGGGCGGGTGGCATCCTGCCCTATGTGTTGCGCCAGTTGCTGGGCGACTGA
- a CDS encoding wax ester/triacylglycerol synthase family O-acyltransferase, giving the protein MKHLSGVDSAFLHLESPEMPMHIGSLNVLDLPEGYAGDFFEDTKTYIQQRLHLAEVFTRKLALMPLDLSNPVWVEDEDIDLDYHIRHITLPKPGSNRQLQQYVARLHSSLLDRSRPLWEFFVIDGLKSGQVALYSKLHHAGIDGQAGVAVAQAIFDLAATGRVIKPPRPRARRNQYQMGIAELLGAAARNTVAQSVGLVKSLPLIAKSAKNALVPARGENGKRDWSLPKDFTLFAPRTSLNVAITNQRTFAGRTVPLAEVKLIAKLLGVSLNDVVMATTAGALRSYLKDNNELPDKPLTAAVPVSLRAEGDTTSNNQVSMVTMGLATNIKDPLARLRKIHELSANTKAKMSRFKAAIPTDFPLPAAPWLMSAVASLFSRSRLANVMPPLANLVISNVAGIPVQLYFAGAKVVSYYPVSIPAHSMALNVTVQSYNGRLDYGLIACRRAVPDVNDLADGLLAEHRVLLELARAQLADPVEALLKPAKAQTDKPTALVHNTMPSPAAKPTTSKSPIARKRAKRAAVAA; this is encoded by the coding sequence ATGAAACATCTCAGCGGCGTGGATTCTGCGTTTTTGCATCTGGAATCGCCAGAAATGCCCATGCACATAGGCTCCCTCAATGTGCTGGACCTGCCCGAGGGTTATGCCGGAGATTTCTTTGAAGATACAAAGACTTACATTCAGCAGCGCCTGCACCTGGCTGAAGTCTTTACCCGCAAGCTGGCCTTGATGCCGCTGGACCTGTCCAACCCGGTCTGGGTGGAGGACGAAGACATTGACCTGGATTACCACATACGCCACATCACGCTGCCCAAACCCGGCAGCAACCGCCAACTGCAACAGTATGTAGCACGCCTGCACTCCAGCCTGCTGGACCGCAGCCGCCCGTTGTGGGAGTTTTTTGTGATTGACGGCCTCAAAAGCGGCCAGGTGGCGCTGTACAGCAAGCTGCACCATGCCGGCATCGACGGCCAGGCCGGTGTGGCTGTGGCCCAGGCCATATTTGACCTGGCAGCCACCGGGCGTGTCATCAAACCGCCCCGCCCCCGCGCCCGGCGCAACCAGTACCAAATGGGCATCGCCGAGTTATTGGGTGCGGCGGCCCGCAATACGGTGGCCCAGTCGGTGGGCTTGGTCAAATCCTTGCCGCTGATTGCCAAATCGGCCAAAAATGCACTGGTTCCGGCCCGGGGGGAGAATGGCAAACGCGACTGGTCGCTGCCCAAGGACTTCACGCTTTTTGCGCCCCGCACCTCGCTGAATGTGGCCATCACCAACCAGCGCACCTTCGCCGGGCGCACGGTGCCGTTGGCCGAGGTCAAACTGATCGCCAAGCTGCTGGGTGTGTCACTGAACGACGTGGTCATGGCCACCACGGCCGGCGCCCTGCGCAGCTACCTGAAGGACAACAACGAGCTGCCGGACAAACCCCTCACCGCTGCGGTGCCTGTGAGCCTGCGCGCAGAGGGTGACACCACCTCCAACAACCAAGTCAGCATGGTGACCATGGGGTTGGCCACCAACATCAAGGACCCGCTGGCACGCCTGCGCAAGATCCACGAACTATCGGCCAACACCAAGGCCAAGATGAGCCGCTTCAAGGCCGCTATCCCCACCGACTTCCCGCTACCGGCCGCGCCCTGGCTGATGTCGGCCGTGGCCTCGTTGTTCAGCCGTTCGCGATTGGCCAATGTGATGCCGCCCTTGGCCAACCTGGTGATTTCCAATGTGGCGGGTATTCCGGTGCAGCTGTACTTTGCCGGTGCCAAGGTGGTGAGTTATTACCCCGTATCCATTCCTGCACACAGCATGGCCCTGAACGTGACCGTGCAGAGCTACAACGGGCGCCTGGACTACGGCCTGATTGCTTGCCGCCGGGCTGTGCCCGATGTCAATGACCTGGCCGATGGTTTGTTGGCAGAACACCGCGTGTTGCTGGAGCTGGCGCGGGCCCAGCTGGCCGATCCGGTTGAGGCGCTGTTGAAACCGGCCAAGGCCCAAACGGACAAGCCGACTGCGCTGGTGCACAACACCATGCCAAGCCCTGCTGCAAAACCGACCACTAGCAAGAGCCCCATCGCACGCAAGCGGGCCAAACGCGCGGCGGTTGCAGCCTAG
- a CDS encoding CsgG/HfaB family protein, whose translation MSLIVSIHSGVHSFSRGPVVTAAVLLCAAAVLSGCGKQGTELGGGSSEVTGSAGPAGAKGENKSLVKCDAPVATLALAENPNGYVMSSSYNLPSSPVPLVRLLAQQSGCFRVVDRSAGLRGTIQEQQLKESGVLRKQGNTVEKGKGYEAQYTLIPNLTFSEQNAGRTLGGVLAHIPIVRDLGALIGIVEQIKFKEAQVALLLTDNETTEQVAAATGAARTTDLGLGGFAFGGMGGMGGAGWSNTNEGKVIAAAFLDAHNKLVVQARELMAKDLPPPVATKKAPSKGLE comes from the coding sequence ATGTCACTCATCGTTTCCATCCACTCTGGTGTTCATTCTTTTTCGCGTGGTCCGGTCGTCACTGCCGCGGTGCTGCTGTGCGCCGCTGCGGTCTTGTCCGGTTGCGGCAAGCAGGGAACCGAGCTGGGCGGCGGCAGTTCCGAAGTGACGGGCTCGGCTGGGCCGGCCGGCGCCAAGGGCGAGAACAAGTCGTTGGTCAAGTGTGATGCCCCAGTGGCGACACTGGCCCTGGCGGAGAACCCCAATGGTTATGTCATGAGCAGCAGTTACAACCTGCCCAGTTCACCCGTGCCGCTTGTGCGCTTGCTGGCGCAGCAAAGTGGCTGCTTCCGCGTGGTGGACCGCTCTGCCGGCCTGCGTGGCACCATCCAGGAACAACAGTTGAAGGAAAGCGGCGTTTTGCGCAAGCAGGGCAATACGGTGGAAAAAGGCAAAGGTTATGAGGCGCAGTACACCTTAATCCCCAACCTGACCTTTAGTGAGCAAAACGCTGGACGCACCCTGGGTGGCGTGCTGGCCCACATTCCCATCGTGCGCGACCTGGGGGCGCTGATTGGCATCGTTGAGCAGATCAAGTTCAAGGAAGCCCAGGTGGCCCTGCTGTTGACCGACAACGAAACGACCGAACAAGTCGCCGCCGCAACCGGCGCCGCGCGCACCACAGACCTGGGCCTGGGAGGCTTTGCGTTTGGAGGTATGGGAGGTATGGGTGGTGCCGGTTGGAGCAACACCAACGAGGGCAAAGTGATTGCCGCCGCGTTTCTAGATGCACACAACAAGCTGGTGGTGCAGGCCCGTGAATTGATGGCCAAGGACCTGCCGCCGCCGGTGGCGACGAAGAAGGCACCCAGCAAGGGCCTCGAATAA
- the egtB gene encoding ergothioneine biosynthesis protein EgtB: MAARFAAVRANTLALAQPLSAEDQCVQSMPDASPTKWHLAHTSWFFETVVLQAFVAGYTPFDPQYLYLFNSYYETLGPRHPRPQRGLLTRPALAEVHAYRQHVDAALQRFIATASTALWHAAAGLITLGLQHEEQHQELLLTDVLHLLSCNPLLPPYLTPTAGGRASPLAPRAPYDERPVQWLAVAGGIHTMGYAGTGFSFDNETPPHPVMLQPFHIAHRLVNCGEYLDFITDGGYADSTWWLSDGWAAVQSQAWRAPAYWLPPGDPRAPSDQWQVFGLHGVQPLDRAAPVTHISFYEAVAFAEWAGARLPTEFEWEQAFDAPHITQMLGHAWQWTRSAYDPYPGFRPRSGTVREYNGKFMVGQQVLRGASPATPAGHSRKTYRNFFPPAARWQFSGLRLVKDST; the protein is encoded by the coding sequence ATGGCGGCGCGTTTTGCGGCCGTGCGTGCAAACACGCTGGCGCTGGCCCAGCCCCTGTCGGCGGAAGACCAGTGTGTGCAGTCCATGCCCGACGCCAGCCCGACCAAGTGGCACCTGGCCCACACCAGCTGGTTTTTTGAGACGGTGGTGTTGCAGGCCTTTGTGGCGGGCTACACCCCATTCGACCCGCAGTACCTGTACCTGTTCAACTCTTACTACGAGACCTTGGGACCGCGCCACCCCAGGCCGCAGCGCGGGCTCTTGACACGGCCTGCACTGGCCGAGGTGCACGCCTACCGGCAACACGTCGACGCTGCGCTGCAGCGTTTTATCGCTACCGCATCAACAGCGCTGTGGCATGCAGCGGCGGGGTTGATCACATTGGGCTTGCAGCACGAAGAACAACACCAGGAGCTGCTGCTGACCGACGTCCTGCACCTGCTGTCCTGCAACCCGCTGTTGCCCCCTTACCTAACCCCTACCGCGGGTGGCCGCGCAAGCCCTTTGGCCCCACGCGCGCCGTACGACGAGCGCCCCGTGCAATGGCTGGCCGTGGCGGGAGGCATCCACACCATGGGGTATGCCGGTACCGGCTTTTCGTTTGACAACGAAACGCCACCACACCCGGTGATGCTGCAACCGTTCCACATCGCCCACCGCCTGGTGAACTGCGGCGAATACCTGGACTTCATCACCGACGGGGGTTACGCTGATAGCACCTGGTGGTTGTCCGACGGCTGGGCCGCCGTACAAAGCCAGGCTTGGCGTGCGCCCGCCTACTGGCTGCCACCCGGAGACCCCCGCGCGCCATCCGACCAGTGGCAGGTGTTTGGTTTGCACGGTGTGCAGCCCCTGGACCGCGCGGCCCCGGTGACACACATCAGCTTTTACGAAGCGGTTGCCTTTGCCGAATGGGCTGGTGCACGCCTGCCCACGGAGTTTGAGTGGGAGCAGGCATTTGATGCACCTCACATCACCCAGATGCTGGGCCACGCCTGGCAGTGGACCCGCTCTGCCTACGACCCCTACCCCGGTTTCAGACCGCGCAGCGGCACCGTGCGCGAGTACAACGGCAAATTCATGGTGGGTCAGCAGGTGCTGCGCGGTGCAAGCCCGGCCACACCCGCAGGACACAGCCGCAAGACCTACCGCAACTTCTTCCCGCCCGCCGCGCGCTGGCAGTTTTCGGGCCTACGCCTGGTTAAGGATTCCACATGA
- the gorA gene encoding glutathione-disulfide reductase, with protein MSEFDLVVIGGGSGGVRAARIAASHGARVALVEEYRLGGTCVIRGCVPKKLMVYASRFAQEFDEAAGYGWTLGERHFDWAALKTRRDAEVTRLEGIYRNNLLGSGVQIFAGRAQLQDRNTVVLTDGTQLRGSHILIATGATPTGAIGIKGHELSIDSNGFFELQALPKRVVVQGAGYIALELACVLQRLGASVHVVVRGDAILRGFDDGVRAHLAHELVESGLTFHFGRSIRAISQAGSSLQVALDNGGAITTDCVLRATGRKPNTQDLGLEALGITLDSHGAIPVDAFSQTSIPNIHAVGDVTNRVNLTPMAIREGHAFADTVFGGTPRSVDHRLVPTAVFTTPELGVVGLTEQAALQQYPRLDVYQSTFRPLKATLSGHTGKVLLKLLVDRDTDRVLGFHGVGPDTGEMAQLVGVALQLQATKSALDATLAVHPTAAEELVTMRKPTVQHAL; from the coding sequence ATGTCCGAGTTCGATCTGGTCGTCATAGGTGGTGGCTCCGGTGGTGTGCGTGCGGCCCGCATTGCGGCCAGCCACGGTGCCCGTGTAGCCCTGGTAGAAGAATACCGGCTCGGCGGCACCTGCGTGATACGCGGTTGTGTCCCCAAGAAACTGATGGTTTACGCCTCGCGTTTTGCGCAGGAGTTTGACGAGGCAGCCGGCTACGGCTGGACGCTGGGCGAACGGCACTTTGACTGGGCCGCGCTCAAGACCCGGCGCGATGCCGAGGTGACCCGTCTGGAGGGCATTTACCGCAACAACCTGCTGGGCTCCGGGGTGCAGATTTTTGCCGGGCGGGCACAACTGCAAGACCGCAACACGGTGGTGCTGACCGATGGCACACAGCTACGGGGTAGTCATATTTTGATAGCAACCGGAGCAACACCGACGGGGGCTATCGGCATAAAAGGCCATGAGCTCTCCATAGACTCCAATGGTTTCTTCGAGTTACAGGCTCTGCCCAAACGGGTGGTGGTGCAGGGTGCGGGCTACATCGCGCTGGAGCTGGCCTGTGTGTTGCAGCGCCTGGGCGCCAGCGTGCACGTGGTGGTGCGGGGCGACGCCATCCTGCGTGGCTTTGACGATGGCGTGCGCGCCCACCTGGCGCACGAGCTGGTGGAGAGCGGTCTGACCTTTCACTTTGGTCGCAGCATCCGCGCCATCAGCCAGGCTGGTAGCAGCCTGCAGGTGGCCCTGGACAACGGCGGCGCCATCACCACCGACTGCGTGTTGCGCGCCACAGGCCGCAAGCCCAACACGCAAGACCTGGGGCTCGAAGCGCTGGGCATCACGCTGGACAGCCACGGCGCCATTCCGGTAGACGCCTTCAGCCAGACCAGCATCCCTAACATCCATGCCGTGGGCGATGTGACCAACCGTGTCAACCTGACCCCCATGGCCATCCGCGAAGGCCATGCTTTTGCCGACACGGTATTTGGCGGCACACCGCGCAGTGTGGACCACCGCCTGGTGCCCACCGCCGTGTTCACCACCCCCGAGCTGGGCGTGGTGGGCTTGACCGAACAGGCCGCACTGCAACAGTACCCGCGCCTGGATGTCTACCAGTCCACCTTCCGCCCGCTCAAGGCCACACTCTCGGGCCACACCGGCAAGGTGCTGCTGAAGCTGCTGGTGGACCGCGACACCGACCGTGTGCTGGGCTTCCATGGTGTGGGACCCGACACCGGCGAGATGGCACAACTGGTGGGCGTGGCCCTGCAGCTCCAGGCGACCAAAAGCGCGCTGGATGCCACACTGGCCGTGCACCCGACCGCGGCGGAAGAACTGGTTACCATGCGCAAACCCACGGTGCAGCACGCGCTGTAG